One part of the Malus sylvestris chromosome 2, drMalSylv7.2, whole genome shotgun sequence genome encodes these proteins:
- the LOC126606924 gene encoding uncharacterized protein LOC126606924 isoform X2, translated as MLTISIDKPVLLRFSHVKCRSHQKFLRINATWKRDSKSSHPRKREELSVELPTQTIPHCEPSKHPDLQFDRLQPSDEDLDQEKKLEFGQFVAREATLDEEYWTAAWLRAESHWEEQKNDRFADSNKRKFADRAFNAIKRRAKGQNGQLCTCIVTVKKDTKNVKRTVVKSVVGTLDLSIRYLLDGETFPGERVKAPLFCSTNRTQSSRYGYISNLCVAKAARRQGIASNMLQFAIRSAILNANVEQIYVHVDRKNKPAQELYRKMGFEIIERANSQLSEEQTYLLCFKT; from the exons ATGTTGACGATTTCAATTGACAAGCCTGTGCTGTTGAGATTTTCCCATGTCAAATGTAGAAGTCATCAAAAGTTTCTCAGGATCAATGCCACTTG GAAAAGGGATTCAAAGTCCTCTCATCCAAGGAAGAGGGAAGAACTTTCAGTAGAGCTTCCAACACAAACTATTCCTCACTGTGAACCATCAAAGCATCCTGATCTACAATTTGACCGGCTGCAGCCATCAGATGAAGATTTAGATCAAGAGAAAAAGTTGGAATTTGGACAATTTGTTGCACGAGAAGCCACACTGGATGAAGAATACTGG ACAGCAGCATGGCTACGTGCAGAAAGTCACTGGGAGGAGCAAAAAAATGACCG ATTTGCTGATAGTAACAAAAGGAAATTTGCAGACCGG GCATTCAATGCTATAAAAAGACGAGCAAAGGGGCAGAATGGGCAGCTATGCACATGCATTGTTACG GTGAAGAAGGACACAAAGAATGTGAAACGCACTGTTGTGAAAAGTGTAGTTGGAACACTTGATTTGAGCATTCGGTACTTGTTGGATGGAGAGACCTTTCCAGGG GAACGGGTAAAAGCTCCTCTCTTTTGCAGTACCAACAGGACACAGTCAAGTAGATATGGTTATATTTCAAACTTATGTGTGGCCAAAGCAGCACGACGACAGGGTATTGCAAGCAATATGCTACAATTTGCTATTAGATCCGCAATTTTAAATG CTAACGTGGAACAGATATATGTGCATGTGGATAGAAAGAACAAACCCGCCCAGGAACTGTACCGAAAGATGGGCTTTGAG ATCATTGAAAGGGCGAACTCTCAATTGTCTGAGGAGCAGACTTACTTGCTTTGTTTCAAGACCTGA
- the LOC126606924 gene encoding uncharacterized protein LOC126606924 isoform X1: MLSAIGASSPQIWDQTSVSQASLSVKVNSRGRTVLMLTISIDKPVLLRFSHVKCRSHQKFLRINATWKRDSKSSHPRKREELSVELPTQTIPHCEPSKHPDLQFDRLQPSDEDLDQEKKLEFGQFVAREATLDEEYWTAAWLRAESHWEEQKNDRFADSNKRKFADRAFNAIKRRAKGQNGQLCTCIVTVKKDTKNVKRTVVKSVVGTLDLSIRYLLDGETFPGERVKAPLFCSTNRTQSSRYGYISNLCVAKAARRQGIASNMLQFAIRSAILNANVEQIYVHVDRKNKPAQELYRKMGFEIIERANSQLSEEQTYLLCFKT; the protein is encoded by the exons ATGCTCTCTGCAATTGGAGCTTCAAGCCCCCAAATttg GGATCAAACAAGCGTTTCACA AGCATCTCTCTCTGTGAAAGTCAATTCCAGAGGAAGAACTGTTCTGATGTTGACGATTTCAATTGACAAGCCTGTGCTGTTGAGATTTTCCCATGTCAAATGTAGAAGTCATCAAAAGTTTCTCAGGATCAATGCCACTTG GAAAAGGGATTCAAAGTCCTCTCATCCAAGGAAGAGGGAAGAACTTTCAGTAGAGCTTCCAACACAAACTATTCCTCACTGTGAACCATCAAAGCATCCTGATCTACAATTTGACCGGCTGCAGCCATCAGATGAAGATTTAGATCAAGAGAAAAAGTTGGAATTTGGACAATTTGTTGCACGAGAAGCCACACTGGATGAAGAATACTGG ACAGCAGCATGGCTACGTGCAGAAAGTCACTGGGAGGAGCAAAAAAATGACCG ATTTGCTGATAGTAACAAAAGGAAATTTGCAGACCGG GCATTCAATGCTATAAAAAGACGAGCAAAGGGGCAGAATGGGCAGCTATGCACATGCATTGTTACG GTGAAGAAGGACACAAAGAATGTGAAACGCACTGTTGTGAAAAGTGTAGTTGGAACACTTGATTTGAGCATTCGGTACTTGTTGGATGGAGAGACCTTTCCAGGG GAACGGGTAAAAGCTCCTCTCTTTTGCAGTACCAACAGGACACAGTCAAGTAGATATGGTTATATTTCAAACTTATGTGTGGCCAAAGCAGCACGACGACAGGGTATTGCAAGCAATATGCTACAATTTGCTATTAGATCCGCAATTTTAAATG CTAACGTGGAACAGATATATGTGCATGTGGATAGAAAGAACAAACCCGCCCAGGAACTGTACCGAAAGATGGGCTTTGAG ATCATTGAAAGGGCGAACTCTCAATTGTCTGAGGAGCAGACTTACTTGCTTTGTTTCAAGACCTGA